In Paenibacillus hexagrammi, the following are encoded in one genomic region:
- a CDS encoding GerAB/ArcD/ProY family transporter yields the protein MLTNTILFIPSILMKHRFSGTIPSMLLSVLIGSVLTYLFTHAMMTFNGKGIPEILEMFLPKWVNAVLLIYLGFMWFASGGLVAVSYSRILQRFVNPDLNLFLLIAFLGIACGWVATNGSRSVMYLMEIVLLLNLPMIGFILFKTVTNENMDWDAVRVMIHYVWQWPNWESLAASTYVFTGYINWAIFNRTFRVDGRLSFLWIVTLTGTLVLTSTFIIPIGFFGTLGVDDFIYTWVSTADSMRMEFGFVERVLFVFLLLYLNVAMLFITVTWHVGAELMKSVIPKKYQEYAGRRPRMTSGVIIAVFLLLSEWTARMFDEKHYMMLTSAWFQLRLPSEVALVLLIFWLGRRSKS from the coding sequence TGACTTATTTGTTCACCCATGCGATGATGACATTTAACGGTAAAGGTATCCCCGAAATCCTCGAGATGTTCCTGCCAAAATGGGTGAACGCCGTACTCCTGATTTATTTGGGCTTCATGTGGTTTGCATCGGGAGGGCTGGTTGCGGTTTCTTACAGCCGAATCCTTCAGCGATTTGTGAATCCGGATTTGAATTTGTTCCTGTTGATTGCTTTTCTCGGCATAGCCTGCGGTTGGGTAGCGACGAACGGCAGCAGAAGCGTTATGTACCTGATGGAAATTGTACTCCTCCTGAATCTGCCGATGATCGGCTTCATTTTATTTAAAACCGTTACCAACGAGAATATGGACTGGGATGCGGTCCGGGTCATGATACACTACGTTTGGCAATGGCCGAATTGGGAGTCTCTAGCGGCATCCACCTATGTATTTACAGGGTATATCAACTGGGCGATCTTCAATAGAACCTTTCGAGTGGACGGCAGGCTCTCCTTCTTATGGATCGTAACACTCACAGGCACATTAGTGCTGACCTCAACCTTTATCATCCCGATTGGTTTCTTTGGAACTTTAGGAGTTGATGATTTTATCTATACCTGGGTGAGTACGGCGGATTCCATGAGAATGGAATTTGGTTTTGTAGAGAGAGTCTTGTTCGTGTTTCTGCTGCTCTATCTGAACGTCGCTATGTTATTTATCACAGTAACCTGGCATGTAGGAGCAGAGCTTATGAAGTCTGTAATCCCTAAGAAATATCAGGAGTATGCAGGGCGGAGGCCGCGAATGACTTCTGGGGTCATCATTGCTGTGTTTTTGCTTCTCTCGGAATGGACCGCGCGAATGTTTGATGAAAAGCACTACATGATGCTTACTTCAGCATGGTTTCAGCTTCGCCTGCCGAGTGAGGTAGCTTTAGTCTTGCTCATTTTTTGGCTGGGAAGAAGGAGTAAGTCATGA
- a CDS encoding Ger(x)C family spore germination protein — MKQCFLVFLLLCMFAVSGCGFKDIDKRFFVLAIGVDQSDNPDKPYHVSLKLGIPSPKIEPGQTNKFQLVTQDAESITEAIRLLKSKVDKELDFGHAKMFVFGKELANKNIESPLDWFVRRRDIQMIGFVAIGEPTAEEVLNSGAISERLPANALFLSFDREGTESSYIMTENLSDFYRRFTERGKDPYLPIIRPVKDTFEIDQVAVLDKQKVKIILDTEETRVLNELVRNFEKVDIHTKEDSDSFDIAINHLKTKFNILDGANADLPKLQINVQADGMIEEASRQMYDDNWHVLEEMAERQMKQRVKNLMSQLQENNVDPIGFGLRYRAMGHTSKKEWQQWQEMYPKLPIDINMEMKILGSGVIK, encoded by the coding sequence ATGAAACAATGCTTCCTTGTGTTTTTGCTGCTATGTATGTTTGCGGTCAGCGGTTGCGGTTTTAAGGACATAGATAAACGCTTTTTCGTGCTTGCAATAGGCGTGGATCAATCGGATAATCCCGATAAGCCCTATCATGTATCGCTGAAGCTTGGTATTCCCTCGCCTAAGATCGAACCCGGGCAAACCAACAAGTTCCAGCTAGTTACCCAGGATGCTGAGAGCATTACAGAGGCTATCCGACTGTTAAAATCGAAAGTGGATAAGGAACTTGATTTTGGTCATGCTAAAATGTTCGTATTTGGAAAAGAACTCGCCAATAAAAATATAGAGAGTCCATTGGATTGGTTTGTGCGAAGAAGAGATATTCAAATGATCGGTTTTGTGGCCATCGGAGAACCGACGGCGGAAGAGGTGCTAAATTCAGGAGCTATCTCAGAACGTCTTCCGGCTAATGCACTTTTTTTGAGCTTTGATCGGGAAGGGACGGAATCCTCTTATATTATGACGGAGAATTTGTCTGACTTTTACCGGCGCTTTACGGAAAGAGGGAAGGATCCATATCTTCCGATCATTCGCCCGGTGAAGGATACGTTCGAAATTGACCAGGTTGCCGTACTGGATAAGCAGAAGGTAAAGATCATACTGGATACCGAAGAAACTCGGGTCCTCAATGAGCTAGTCAGAAATTTCGAAAAAGTGGACATTCATACCAAAGAAGACAGTGATTCGTTTGATATAGCAATCAATCACTTAAAGACAAAATTCAATATCTTGGACGGAGCGAATGCAGACCTGCCAAAGCTTCAAATCAATGTTCAAGCAGACGGCATGATCGAAGAGGCAAGCCGCCAAATGTATGACGATAATTGGCATGTGCTTGAAGAAATGGCTGAGCGGCAAATGAAGCAGCGAGTTAAAAATTTAATGTCTCAGCTTCAGGAGAACAACGTCGATCCTATCGGATTCGGGCTGCGTTACCGGGCGATGGGGCACACGAGCAAGAAGGAATGGCAGCAGTGGCAGGAAATGTACCCGAAGCTTCCAATTGATATTAACATGGAAATGAAAATACTAGGATCAGGTGTAATTAAATAG
- a CDS encoding SRPBCC family protein, with translation MDNSQQQTLTDIRKTLILNASIQKVWSAVATSEGIAAWFMPNDFQPEVGYEFHLEAGNFGKSPCKVTELDPPNRLSFKWGKDWTLTFELVALEGKTEFTLIHSGWNADMVTEFGQPHSVVRGHMDQGWTGIVQKLSSYVEA, from the coding sequence GTGGATAACAGCCAACAGCAGACATTAACGGATATTCGAAAGACCCTTATTCTAAACGCATCGATTCAAAAGGTGTGGAGTGCAGTAGCGACCTCCGAAGGTATCGCAGCATGGTTTATGCCCAATGACTTTCAACCTGAGGTAGGCTATGAGTTTCATCTTGAAGCAGGTAATTTCGGTAAATCGCCGTGCAAAGTGACGGAACTTGATCCTCCGAACCGCTTGTCCTTCAAATGGGGGAAGGATTGGACGCTTACTTTCGAACTAGTTGCGCTGGAGGGCAAAACAGAATTTACCTTAATCCATTCCGGTTGGAATGCTGATATGGTTACGGAATTTGGTCAGCCTCACTCGGTCGTACGCGGCCACATGGATCAAGGCTGGACAGGCATTGTTCAGAAGCTGTCTTCCTACGTCGAGGCTTAA
- a CDS encoding ArsR/SmtB family transcription factor, whose protein sequence is MAEPSPKHDVFQAIADPTRRSLLQLLVDKEMPVNAISGHYPMSRTAVSKHLRILAEAGLVKERKVGRETRYRLEPEPLKELKRWLAYYERFWENRLSVLKHLVESEEEQ, encoded by the coding sequence ATGGCCGAACCGTCTCCGAAGCATGACGTGTTCCAGGCTATCGCCGATCCGACTAGGCGCAGCTTGCTTCAGCTGCTGGTTGACAAGGAGATGCCGGTCAATGCCATTAGCGGCCATTATCCAATGAGCAGGACCGCTGTCTCCAAGCACTTGCGGATTTTGGCGGAGGCGGGGCTTGTCAAAGAGAGAAAGGTCGGCCGCGAGACGAGATATCGTCTGGAGCCGGAGCCGCTGAAGGAGCTGAAGCGGTGGCTTGCTTACTATGAACGATTCTGGGAGAATCGTTTGTCGGTGCTGAAGCACCTCGTCGAATCAGAAGAGGAGCAATAA
- a CDS encoding NUDIX hydrolase: protein MEVNFCLSCGTGLETREVGGEQRRACPACSFVHWGNYSIGVGALVMKEGKLLLVRRAQNPGKGNWTNPGGYIEQMELIHETIKREVMEETGVEATVKRIVAIRDLPRSIHNLYIAFEMEYVSGEPKPDDVEVDAAGFYSLEEMASMNVASFTRWLVDVVVHADTEGLTVDEHPIVPMDGYGLYRAPAAK, encoded by the coding sequence ATGGAAGTGAATTTTTGCTTATCTTGCGGGACGGGGCTGGAAACTCGTGAGGTTGGAGGCGAGCAGCGCAGGGCTTGTCCTGCCTGCAGCTTTGTACATTGGGGTAACTACAGCATCGGCGTAGGAGCGCTCGTTATGAAAGAAGGCAAGCTGCTGCTAGTCCGCAGAGCGCAGAACCCCGGCAAGGGCAACTGGACTAACCCGGGAGGTTACATCGAACAGATGGAGCTAATTCATGAAACGATCAAGCGGGAAGTCATGGAAGAAACAGGCGTCGAAGCGACGGTAAAACGGATTGTAGCCATTCGCGACTTGCCCAGAAGCATACATAATCTTTACATCGCCTTTGAAATGGAATATGTAAGCGGAGAGCCGAAGCCGGATGATGTAGAAGTGGATGCCGCCGGATTCTATAGTCTGGAAGAGATGGCCTCCATGAATGTAGCTTCTTTCACCCGCTGGTTGGTAGATGTAGTTGTGCATGCCGATACAGAAGGATTAACAGTGGACGAGCATCCGATCGTACCTATGGATGGATACGGCTTGTACCGAGCCCCCGCCGCGAAATAA
- a CDS encoding DUF1284 domain-containing protein, whose protein sequence is MIIKLRGHHLLCLLGFRGMGYSPEFCVNMTKIYETLRSQPETEIEIVEGPDDICAAFPIGDQRYHCENHTVLSKDAGILERLGIKLGSSWKWADILVTVAAELQPQDIGIICATCPWEHYGVCAEGVRLVTEGRELPPIKK, encoded by the coding sequence ATGATCATCAAGCTACGAGGCCATCACCTATTGTGTCTGCTGGGATTTCGGGGGATGGGCTATTCGCCGGAATTTTGCGTCAATATGACGAAAATCTATGAGACGCTTCGCAGTCAGCCCGAGACGGAGATTGAGATTGTCGAGGGTCCTGATGACATATGCGCTGCATTCCCTATCGGCGACCAGCGATATCATTGTGAGAACCACACGGTCCTCAGCAAGGACGCAGGAATTCTGGAGAGGCTTGGTATCAAGCTTGGCTCCAGCTGGAAGTGGGCGGATATTCTGGTGACAGTGGCTGCCGAATTACAACCCCAGGACATCGGCATAATCTGCGCGACATGTCCTTGGGAGCATTACGGCGTTTGCGCCGAAGGCGTCCGGCTCGTTACGGAAGGCCGGGAGCTGCCGCCGATTAAGAAATAA
- a CDS encoding helix-turn-helix domain-containing protein has protein sequence MPNKPIDYAISEYKPYGILISGYYSRDKNYSVKRPSGTMDWLLMYTVAGEGIVQVEGERIACREGDVAILLPGLPHHYGTSHDNWEFGWVHFIPDPLWLSWLRLPQFVDGFIKMSLTDLELRTAVVQAWERMNRYSSQSSSTIHTRLAMLALEEGLLHLCSASPANLEETMDSRVAEALTYLQHEYRESVRIPELAKRCCLSPSRLSHLFKEQVGESILNVLHKIRAEKAAELLACTTRQISEIANDVGFEGTDHFTRVFQKAYGQTPSQYRKMKLEPSERGRS, from the coding sequence ATGCCTAACAAACCGATTGATTATGCTATATCAGAATATAAGCCTTACGGAATTTTAATATCGGGATACTACTCACGAGACAAGAATTATTCAGTTAAGCGGCCGTCGGGCACCATGGACTGGTTGTTGATGTATACAGTGGCGGGCGAGGGGATCGTTCAAGTGGAAGGAGAACGTATCGCATGTCGGGAAGGTGACGTTGCCATACTGCTGCCGGGCTTACCCCATCACTATGGTACTAGCCACGACAATTGGGAATTTGGGTGGGTGCATTTTATTCCGGACCCGCTATGGCTGTCCTGGCTTCGTTTACCGCAATTCGTAGATGGATTTATAAAAATGTCTTTAACAGATTTGGAATTGAGGACTGCTGTGGTTCAGGCATGGGAGCGTATGAATCGCTACAGCAGCCAAAGCAGTTCTACGATTCACACAAGACTGGCGATGCTAGCCCTTGAGGAGGGACTCCTTCATCTATGCTCGGCTTCGCCTGCAAATCTCGAAGAGACCATGGATTCCCGAGTTGCTGAAGCATTAACGTATTTGCAGCACGAATACCGGGAATCCGTTCGAATCCCTGAGCTTGCCAAACGATGCTGTTTGTCTCCATCCAGGCTGTCCCACTTGTTTAAAGAACAAGTCGGGGAGTCCATTCTGAATGTACTGCACAAGATTCGCGCTGAAAAGGCAGCGGAGCTCTTGGCTTGCACAACAAGGCAAATCTCGGAAATCGCAAATGATGTCGGTTTCGAAGGCACTGACCATTTCACGAGAGTGTTTCAGAAGGCTTATGGTCAAACGCCATCCCAATACCGCAAGATGAAGCTTGAACCGTCCGAGAGAGGACGATCATGA
- a CDS encoding phytanoyl-CoA dioxygenase family protein: MEYKTRVLTEEQKQQFETEGYLIVKGLFTAEQLAEIDSTFEDISHQVIPGYFEPDLLQEASDPLKRYPRVMHPHRFHETAKRYMLHQPVLDVLADLYGEEALAAQSMFYYKPPGARGQALHQDNFYLKVEPGNCIAAWTAIDPADEENGGLLVVPKTSTYEIVCPDLSDAKESFTTHYVKPPKDQKAIPVVMERGDVLFFNGNLIHGSYRNKTKDRFRRSFICHYANSSAMRIATHYRPLFRADGTAVELETNPNGGPCGVEYDTPYVH, from the coding sequence ATGGAATATAAGACTCGGGTGTTAACGGAGGAGCAAAAACAGCAGTTTGAAACCGAAGGTTATTTGATTGTCAAAGGATTGTTTACGGCGGAGCAGCTGGCGGAAATCGATAGTACCTTTGAGGATATCAGCCATCAGGTGATTCCGGGGTATTTCGAGCCGGACCTGCTGCAGGAAGCGAGCGATCCTCTGAAGCGTTATCCGCGGGTCATGCATCCGCATCGGTTTCATGAAACAGCCAAACGATATATGCTCCATCAACCTGTTTTGGATGTACTCGCCGATTTGTATGGGGAAGAAGCACTGGCGGCGCAAAGCATGTTCTATTATAAGCCTCCGGGTGCGCGTGGGCAGGCGCTGCATCAGGATAACTTCTATTTAAAGGTCGAGCCGGGAAACTGCATTGCTGCATGGACGGCGATCGATCCGGCGGATGAGGAGAACGGCGGGCTGCTGGTTGTGCCCAAGACAAGCACGTATGAGATTGTATGTCCCGACCTGTCCGATGCCAAGGAGTCATTCACCACGCATTACGTGAAGCCGCCGAAAGATCAGAAGGCGATACCCGTAGTGATGGAACGGGGCGATGTGCTCTTTTTCAATGGGAATTTGATTCACGGCTCTTACCGAAATAAGACAAAAGACCGCTTCCGCCGCTCGTTCATTTGTCATTATGCGAACAGCTCGGCTATGCGAATTGCTACACATTATCGACCTCTGTTTCGTGCGGACGGCACAGCGGTGGAGCTAGAAACCAATCCGAATGGAGGTCCATGCGGCGTTGAGTACGATACCCCTTATGTCCACTAA
- a CDS encoding sugar phosphate isomerase/epimerase family protein: protein MSTIPLMSTKREPRLEVLMSWWGMNGLGAHNGAGAEWSMEEKVRRIAEAGYDGINGMLPEGEEAEEWLRLLETYHLSYSVNAYPKTAEELDAFLHKAKLFGKADFVNVQVMKPFLVGEEAVRLLAEMMELSRSAGIPAYIETHRGTITQDLLRTVEYVQVLPDLMLTIDFSHYVVAGEMRTVSEEADELLQKLLPRTKSMHARISNGEQVQVEVPVPSFTGGEAAAADIEFDYEAELPILKHFQHWWLGGMRSWRQSAQEGDVLPFVCELGPPPYAITTRSPDGVQREASDRWTQALLFARMARSLWERA, encoded by the coding sequence TTGAGTACGATACCCCTTATGTCCACTAAGCGTGAGCCGCGGCTCGAAGTACTGATGTCCTGGTGGGGGATGAACGGACTGGGAGCCCATAATGGCGCCGGTGCCGAATGGAGCATGGAGGAGAAGGTGCGGCGCATTGCTGAAGCGGGTTACGACGGCATTAACGGCATGCTGCCTGAAGGGGAAGAGGCGGAAGAGTGGCTTCGGCTTCTGGAGACCTATCACCTTTCTTACAGCGTAAATGCGTATCCGAAAACAGCGGAAGAGCTAGATGCATTCCTTCACAAAGCAAAATTATTTGGCAAAGCCGACTTTGTTAACGTTCAGGTGATGAAGCCATTTCTGGTCGGGGAAGAGGCGGTTCGGCTGCTTGCCGAGATGATGGAGTTGTCCCGGTCTGCCGGCATCCCGGCATATATTGAAACACATCGCGGCACGATTACGCAGGATTTGCTTCGCACAGTGGAGTATGTTCAGGTACTGCCTGACCTGATGCTAACCATCGACTTCTCCCATTATGTCGTTGCCGGTGAAATGCGGACCGTGTCGGAGGAGGCAGATGAGCTTCTTCAGAAGCTGCTGCCCCGAACGAAGAGCATGCATGCTCGCATATCGAACGGGGAGCAAGTGCAGGTAGAGGTGCCGGTGCCTAGCTTCACCGGAGGTGAAGCGGCTGCTGCTGATATCGAGTTCGACTATGAAGCTGAACTGCCTATCTTGAAGCATTTTCAACACTGGTGGCTTGGAGGAATGCGCAGCTGGCGCCAATCGGCACAGGAAGGCGATGTGCTGCCGTTTGTTTGCGAGCTGGGTCCGCCGCCTTATGCGATTACGACACGAAGCCCGGACGGCGTGCAGCGAGAGGCGAGTGACCGCTGGACGCAAGCGCTTCTGTTTGCAAGAATGGCCCGATCCTTATGGGAACGGGCCTAG
- a CDS encoding SOS response-associated peptidase, with translation MCTSISMLADISRLSTQFRIDRLLSYSSNRYEISPRQSLSAIVSNRKSERLLDEFRWGLMPFWAREAVCGDKESIFRNMAFDRLIRKQRCVIPCSGFYISQTAGKQTQWFRFNMRSGTFGIAGLYDVWRSPSGEELRTCMMLMTEANSLISPHHHSMPAILEEADIDAWLQPPVKEAAPLKSLLQPMDELRMVRSSLASEQEKLELQTDMGALA, from the coding sequence ATGTGCACTTCCATATCCATGCTTGCCGACATATCCCGGCTTAGCACCCAATTCCGTATCGATCGGCTTCTATCCTATAGCTCTAACCGCTATGAAATTTCACCTAGACAATCTCTGTCCGCTATTGTCTCGAACCGCAAGTCCGAGCGGCTACTCGATGAATTCAGATGGGGTCTGATGCCATTCTGGGCCCGGGAGGCTGTTTGCGGCGATAAAGAATCCATCTTTCGCAATATGGCTTTTGACCGATTGATCCGCAAGCAGCGCTGCGTTATTCCTTGCAGCGGGTTCTATATCAGCCAAACCGCAGGCAAGCAGACACAGTGGTTCCGCTTTAACATGCGCAGCGGCACCTTCGGCATCGCCGGACTTTATGATGTATGGCGCTCTCCCTCCGGCGAAGAGCTGCGTACCTGTATGATGCTGATGACCGAGGCAAACTCACTCATCTCGCCTCACCACCATTCCATGCCCGCTATCTTGGAGGAAGCCGACATCGATGCCTGGCTGCAGCCACCTGTGAAGGAGGCTGCTCCGCTAAAATCGCTGCTCCAGCCAATGGATGAGCTGCGCATGGTTCGAAGCTCCCTCGCCTCCGAGCAGGAGAAGCTGGAGCTTCAAACCGATATGGGTGCGTTGGCATAG
- a CDS encoding response regulator → MKPTILIVDDATSLRGMIKQMLTSLGFHVLEASNGAEAIESYQTYKPDLITMDLYMPEMNGMDALKKIKEFDPSAKVVMCSSYANSTTMIEAIHAGAKDFVLKPFRETSLLETIKKQLAL, encoded by the coding sequence ATGAAGCCAACTATTTTAATTGTTGACGATGCAACAAGTCTTCGCGGAATGATCAAACAAATGTTAACAAGCCTGGGCTTTCATGTCCTGGAGGCTTCCAATGGGGCTGAAGCGATAGAATCCTATCAAACTTACAAGCCGGACCTCATCACCATGGACCTGTATATGCCCGAAATGAATGGGATGGATGCTCTAAAAAAGATCAAAGAATTTGATCCGTCTGCCAAGGTCGTGATGTGTTCCTCCTATGCCAATTCGACCACAATGATCGAAGCGATTCATGCGGGCGCAAAAGATTTTGTACTGAAGCCGTTTCGCGAAACGAGCCTATTGGAAACCATCAAGAAACAGCTTGCTTTGTAG
- a CDS encoding diguanylate cyclase, producing MEDLPVNDHNWNKKLIRIFWWIFFIYEVAAAFGFIVIAYQTPDQWLHGLLRFQVLPSCLQLLLMAAGYISLHTLKRYSDFIMILWATTMVTIYILCIPELTNKYELMCIPIVLSSIYFQKKHIIFAYSSSIIYMTAMIAWNMTQDIYLTMFEAIIYAAIVTATAFVCFAIMDKGHYIINQLKDSIVREQELLVRSVMVDRMSKIDALTDLFNHRSFQEHTDHLISHLSSDTSLELALMDIDNFKKINDTYGHWIGDEVLKTIGSIVKETLSADDMAFRYGGEELAPYNRSMLKKAWFQHVDECLYSAKRCGKNRIHSRVFD from the coding sequence TTGGAAGACCTCCCCGTCAATGACCATAATTGGAACAAGAAGCTCATTCGAATTTTTTGGTGGATTTTTTTCATCTATGAAGTCGCCGCTGCCTTCGGATTCATTGTTATTGCGTATCAAACACCGGATCAATGGCTGCATGGCTTGCTGCGCTTTCAGGTTCTCCCATCCTGTCTCCAGCTGCTGTTAATGGCTGCAGGCTACATCAGCCTCCATACACTGAAGCGTTATAGTGATTTTATCATGATCCTATGGGCAACGACTATGGTCACGATCTATATCCTGTGTATTCCCGAGTTGACGAACAAGTACGAACTAATGTGCATTCCTATCGTGTTATCCTCTATTTACTTTCAAAAAAAACATATCATTTTCGCCTATTCATCAAGTATTATTTATATGACGGCAATGATCGCATGGAATATGACTCAGGACATCTATCTGACTATGTTTGAAGCCATTATCTACGCAGCAATTGTAACGGCCACAGCCTTTGTGTGCTTTGCCATTATGGATAAAGGACATTACATTATTAATCAGCTTAAAGATTCGATTGTTCGAGAGCAGGAGCTGCTGGTTCGCAGCGTAATGGTCGACCGGATGTCGAAAATTGATGCTTTGACCGATCTATTTAACCATCGTTCATTTCAAGAGCATACCGACCATCTGATTTCCCATCTTTCCTCGGACACCTCCTTAGAGCTGGCCCTGATGGATATCGATAATTTTAAAAAAATAAACGATACCTACGGACACTGGATCGGAGACGAGGTTCTCAAAACGATCGGTTCCATTGTGAAGGAAACGCTTAGCGCGGACGATATGGCTTTTCGCTATGGAGGAGAAGAATTGGCTCCTTATAATCGAAGCATGTTAAAGAAGGCCTGGTTCCAGCATGTGGACGAATGCTTGTACTCCGCTAAGCGCTGTGGAAAAAATCGCATTCACTCACGGGTTTTCGATTAA
- a CDS encoding ATP-binding protein, with amino-acid sequence MEEMLLHVPNFADYLRRIIREAILHQAVLCFSHVEAMFPEEPDLAARQRIGQWFEQLDAYGGLLFLLADRALKLGWKPSDRLLLEYELKVPDEAERMMMWKQYAEELLIESDIDWAVMSGKFRFTPGQIRQALTLSSGYSAWQRQTGGAGREPASGTVRIETAALYRACYQQVQHRLERKATRIEPRYGWDDVILPRSRKTSFATPAIRSNIAESYTVSGALRRSSLTAKD; translated from the coding sequence ATGGAAGAGATGCTCCTGCATGTCCCTAATTTTGCCGATTACCTGCGCAGAATTATCAGGGAAGCGATCCTTCATCAAGCTGTGCTGTGCTTCTCGCATGTAGAGGCCATGTTTCCCGAGGAGCCGGACCTGGCTGCGAGGCAGAGGATTGGGCAATGGTTCGAGCAGCTGGACGCCTATGGAGGGTTATTGTTCCTGTTAGCGGATCGTGCGCTAAAGCTCGGCTGGAAGCCGAGCGACCGTCTGCTCCTGGAGTATGAGCTCAAGGTTCCGGATGAAGCAGAGAGAATGATGATGTGGAAGCAGTATGCTGAAGAGCTATTGATTGAATCTGACATAGACTGGGCAGTTATGAGCGGGAAGTTCCGGTTCACCCCCGGGCAGATCCGTCAGGCTCTAACGCTGTCGAGCGGTTACTCGGCATGGCAGCGCCAAACGGGTGGAGCCGGCAGGGAGCCGGCATCCGGAACGGTGCGCATCGAGACGGCGGCCCTTTATCGAGCTTGCTATCAGCAGGTGCAGCACAGGCTGGAGCGGAAGGCGACACGGATCGAGCCCAGATACGGCTGGGACGATGTCATTTTGCCCCGGAGCAGAAAGACCAGCTTCGCAACGCCTGCAATCAGGTCAAATATCGCGGAGTCGTATACAGTCAGTGGGGCTTTGAGAAGAAGCTCGCTTACGGCAAAGGACTAA
- a CDS encoding ATP-binding protein, translating into MSAQVVAGELQLELYKIDLSQVISKYIGETEKNLHEIFQEAQLSNAVLFFDETDALFGKRSEVKDSHDKYANIETAYLLQKMEEYQGITVLATNLLNNIDEAFLRRINYVIKFPFPDSEYRERIWRSMFPPAAPVSEEVDFTYLAQRFEIAGGNIKNVVLSSAFLAAESGEEIRMKHIISSIRHELQKSGKIVARSEWEDYE; encoded by the coding sequence ATGTCCGCTCAAGTCGTAGCCGGAGAGCTTCAGCTGGAGCTTTACAAGATCGACCTTTCCCAGGTTATCAGCAAATACATCGGAGAAACCGAGAAGAATCTGCATGAAATCTTCCAGGAGGCGCAGCTCAGCAATGCCGTTCTGTTCTTTGATGAGACGGATGCTTTATTTGGCAAACGGTCCGAAGTGAAGGACTCGCACGACAAGTATGCGAACATTGAGACGGCGTATTTGCTGCAAAAAATGGAGGAGTACCAAGGAATCACGGTTCTAGCGACGAATTTGCTCAATAATATCGACGAGGCATTCCTGCGCCGGATCAATTATGTCATTAAGTTTCCCTTCCCTGACAGCGAGTACCGCGAGCGAATCTGGCGCTCCATGTTTCCTCCGGCTGCACCTGTCAGTGAAGAAGTGGACTTTACCTATCTGGCGCAAAGGTTTGAAATTGCCGGAGGTAATATTAAAAATGTCGTGCTCTCCTCTGCTTTCCTCGCTGCAGAATCAGGAGAAGAAATTCGAATGAAGCATATCATCAGCTCAATTCGACACGAATTGCAGAAATCAGGAAAAATTGTCGCTAGATCTGAATGGGAAGATTACGAATAA
- a CDS encoding DUF4255 domain-containing protein yields the protein MTPDPIPQPEMIGLASPVDKGDFYLSLFLYAIKESGDNRRTQMVARGTNEIQYPPMVVDLHYLLTAQSPAELQSRALDEHRILGRAMQVLYDNSVLRGSLTVGTLAEKEEEVRVVMAPISGDGMMNMWNFADTPFRLSMSYTVGPVYIDSTRIKTTKRVLERDIRIEG from the coding sequence ATGACCCCGGACCCCATCCCGCAGCCGGAGATGATCGGTCTTGCATCGCCGGTCGATAAAGGGGATTTCTATCTGTCTCTTTTTTTGTATGCCATCAAAGAAAGCGGGGATAACCGCCGGACCCAGATGGTAGCGAGAGGAACAAATGAAATTCAATACCCGCCGATGGTTGTCGACCTGCATTACTTGCTGACGGCACAGTCGCCTGCTGAGCTCCAGTCCCGCGCTCTAGATGAGCACCGGATCCTAGGTAGAGCGATGCAGGTGCTGTATGATAATTCGGTTCTGAGAGGCTCCCTTACGGTAGGTACACTTGCCGAGAAAGAAGAAGAAGTGCGGGTTGTCATGGCTCCGATCTCCGGCGACGGTATGATGAATATGTGGAATTTTGCCGATACGCCGTTCCGCCTGTCGATGAGCTATACGGTCGGACCCGTGTATATCGATTCAACCCGTATCAAAACAACGAAGCGGGTATTGGAGCGCGATATTCGTATAGAGGGTTAG